ACTGGATCGAGATGCTGCGCGACATCGGCCGGCACTTCTCGGTCAACCGCATGCTGACGATGGACTCGGTGCGGCTCCGGCTCGAGCGCGAGCAGGAGATGAGCTTCATCGAGTTCAACTACATGGTCTGCCAGGCCTACGACTTCGTCGAGCTGTCGCGCCGCACCGGCTGCCGGCTGCAGATGGGCGGCTCCGACCAGTGGGGCAACATCGTCAACGGCGTCGATCTCGGCCGCCGCATGGGCACGCCGCAGCTGTTCGCTCTGACCACGCCGCTGCTGACCACCGCCTCCGGCGACAAGATGGGCAAGACCGCCAAGGGCGCGGTGTGGCTCAACGCCGACCAGTTCTCACCATACGACTTCTGGCAGTACTGGCGCAACGCCGAGGACGCCGACGTCGTCAAGTTCCTCAAGCTGTTCACCATCCTGCCGATGAGCGAGATCAACAAGCTCGCGGCGCTCGGTGGCAGCGAGATCAACGAGGCCAAGAAGGTGCTGGCGACCGAAGCGACCGCGCTGCTCCATGGCCGCGATGCGGCCAATGAAGCCGCAGAGACGGCGCGCCGCACCTTCGAGGAAGGCGCGCTGGCCGAGACCTTGCCGACGGTGGAAATTCCGCGCGGCGAGTTCGAAGCCGGCGTCGGCGTGCTCGCCGCCTTCGTCAAGGCCGAGCTCGTCGCCTCCAACGGCGAAGCGCGGCGGCAGATCAAGGGCGGCGGCCTGCGTGTCAACGATGCAGCCGTCACCGACGAGAAGATGCTGCTGACGCCGGCCAATCTCACGCCGGAAGGCGTCGTCAAGTTGTCGCTCGGCAAGAAGCGCCACGTCCTGCTGAAGCCTGCATAGGCGCATTCGGATTTGTCGGTTGCAGGGAGTGCCGAAAGCGCGCTCCCTGCTTTCCAAATGGACCAGATCACGACTCCGAACGACACGCTCGCAACGCCGGCGAAACAGTCGCGCGTCGCGCTGAACGTGCTCGCGCTCTGCTTCGTGCTGTCGGTGCTCGGGCGCGGCCTCAGCGACAGCTTCACGGTGTTCCTGAAACCGATCTCGGAGAATTTCGGCTGGGACCGCGCCTCGGTGGTGTCGGTCTATTCGCTGACCTGGCTCGCCAGCGGCTTGACTGCGCCGCTGGTCGGACGGTTGTTCGACCGCTCGGGCCCGCGCGTGGTCTATGCGCTCGGCCTGTCGCTGCTCGGCTGCGCGTTTCTCATCGCCTCGCGCGCGCAAGCGCTCTGGCAATTCCAGCTCAGCGTCGGCCTCTGCGTCGGCTTCGGCACCGCGCTGATCGGCAACGTCTCGAATTCGATTCTGCTCGGCCGCTGGTTCGGCCCAAGGCTGCCGACCGCGATGGCCGTGATGTATTCGGCGACCGGCGCCGGCCTCCTGTTGTTGCTGCCGCTGTCGCAGGTCTTGATCGACCGGATCGGCTGGCGCGAGGCCTATCAGGTGTTCGGCATCGGTGCGCTTGGCCTGCTCGTGCCGCTTGTCTTCCTGCCGTGGCGGCTGCTCGCCGGCGGATCGCCGCACATCGTCAGGAAGGCGCAAGCCGGACTCGCCGAAGAAGGCTGGACGTTGCTGGCCGCGATGCGCCACCACGCCTTCTGGGCATTGTTCTCTACCTTCTTCTTCACCGCGGTCGCGATGTATGCGCTGACGGCGCAGATCGTCGCCTACCTGATCGATGTCGGCTTCCCGCCGCTGCAGGCCGCCACCGCTTGGGGATTCTCCGGCGTCGCGCTGTTCGTCGGCATGCTCGGCGTGTCGACCCTCGACGGCATCATCGGCCGCCGTCCGAGCGTGCTGTTCAGCTACGGCGTCTCGATCCTCGGCATCGTCCTGCTCTGGCTGTTGCAGTGGTATCCGAACTACTGGCTGCTGACCGGCTTCATCATCTGCTTCGGCAGCATGATTGGCTCGCGCGGCCCGCTGATCACCGCGACCGCGCTGAAAATCTTCCGCGGCGAGCGCGTCGGCACGATCTACGGCAGCATCATGATCGGCAGCGGTCTGGGCTCAGGGCTCGGCTCCTGGGGCGGCGGCCTGATCCATGACTGGACCCACAGCTACAATCCGCTGATTGCCTTCGCGCTGGTCAACGTGGTGCTCGGCCTGATCCCGTTCCTGGTGGTGCCGGCGCTGCGG
This Bradyrhizobium sp. CCBAU 53421 DNA region includes the following protein-coding sequences:
- the tyrS gene encoding tyrosine--tRNA ligase translates to MTAFKSDFLNTLQERGFVHQCSDFEGLDALAAKGEAIAYVGYDCTAPSLHIGNFLTMMMLYWLQQSGNKPITLMGGGTTMVGDPSGKDETRAMRTVAEIEANKASIRGVFAKVLRYGNGPSDAIMLDNAEWLTKLNWIEMLRDIGRHFSVNRMLTMDSVRLRLEREQEMSFIEFNYMVCQAYDFVELSRRTGCRLQMGGSDQWGNIVNGVDLGRRMGTPQLFALTTPLLTTASGDKMGKTAKGAVWLNADQFSPYDFWQYWRNAEDADVVKFLKLFTILPMSEINKLAALGGSEINEAKKVLATEATALLHGRDAANEAAETARRTFEEGALAETLPTVEIPRGEFEAGVGVLAAFVKAELVASNGEARRQIKGGGLRVNDAAVTDEKMLLTPANLTPEGVVKLSLGKKRHVLLKPA
- a CDS encoding MFS transporter; the protein is MDQITTPNDTLATPAKQSRVALNVLALCFVLSVLGRGLSDSFTVFLKPISENFGWDRASVVSVYSLTWLASGLTAPLVGRLFDRSGPRVVYALGLSLLGCAFLIASRAQALWQFQLSVGLCVGFGTALIGNVSNSILLGRWFGPRLPTAMAVMYSATGAGLLLLLPLSQVLIDRIGWREAYQVFGIGALGLLVPLVFLPWRLLAGGSPHIVRKAQAGLAEEGWTLLAAMRHHAFWALFSTFFFTAVAMYALTAQIVAYLIDVGFPPLQAATAWGFSGVALFVGMLGVSTLDGIIGRRPSVLFSYGVSILGIVLLWLLQWYPNYWLLTGFIICFGSMIGSRGPLITATALKIFRGERVGTIYGSIMIGSGLGSGLGSWGGGLIHDWTHSYNPLIAFALVNVVLGLIPFLVVPALRR